The Microbacterium foliorum genome has a window encoding:
- a CDS encoding GH1 family beta-glucosidase produces the protein MTSVTRAFPQNFLFGAATAAYQIEGAAFEDGRTASIWDAFCRVPGAVIGGDDGDVACDHYHRHPQDVALMKDLGLQTYRFSTSWSRVRPDGGAVNAKGVDFYERLVDELLANDILPWLTLYHWDMPQALQDVGGWTNRDTVSRFLEYAGTMHDALGDRVNVWTTLNEPWCSSFLSYTGGEHAPGHTSVAEGLLSAHHLLLAHGETVRELRGRDASLNLGITLNHTVADPADPTNPADVDAARRVDGQFNRWFLDPIYRGEYPADIVEDIRVVDAEAVARFDEAVHDGDLATIAQRIDTQGVNYYHGDLLAGAAPEHAAVESVPDTERAVRSPYPSFEGIHAVERGLPRTAQNWEVQPEGLTRLLQRIWSEYAEPAGVALSLTENGAAYDDVAVIADGETRVHDDDRTEFLRLHLAAVLDAVDAGVDVRGYFYWSLFDNFEWAWGYDKRFGIVRVDYDTQQRSVKDSGREYARIIAARAL, from the coding sequence ATGACCTCTGTGACCCGTGCTTTTCCCCAGAACTTCTTGTTCGGTGCCGCGACCGCGGCGTATCAGATCGAGGGGGCCGCGTTCGAGGACGGACGCACCGCATCGATCTGGGACGCGTTCTGCCGCGTGCCCGGTGCGGTGATCGGCGGTGATGACGGCGATGTGGCATGCGACCACTATCACCGGCATCCGCAGGACGTCGCGCTCATGAAAGACCTGGGGCTGCAGACCTACCGGTTCTCGACGTCGTGGTCGCGGGTGCGACCCGACGGCGGGGCCGTCAACGCCAAGGGCGTCGACTTCTACGAGCGCCTCGTCGACGAGCTGCTCGCGAACGACATCCTGCCGTGGCTGACCCTGTACCACTGGGACATGCCGCAGGCGCTGCAGGACGTGGGCGGCTGGACGAACCGCGACACGGTCTCGCGCTTCCTCGAGTACGCGGGAACCATGCACGATGCGCTCGGGGACCGGGTGAACGTGTGGACGACCCTCAACGAGCCGTGGTGCTCGTCGTTCCTCTCCTACACCGGAGGGGAGCATGCGCCGGGTCACACCAGTGTCGCCGAGGGGCTGCTCTCGGCCCACCACCTGCTTCTCGCCCACGGCGAGACCGTGCGCGAGCTGCGCGGTCGCGACGCGAGCCTGAACCTCGGGATCACCCTCAACCACACGGTCGCCGACCCGGCAGACCCGACGAATCCGGCCGATGTCGATGCCGCCCGCCGCGTCGACGGGCAGTTCAACCGCTGGTTCCTCGATCCGATCTACCGCGGAGAGTACCCGGCGGACATCGTCGAGGACATCCGCGTCGTGGACGCCGAGGCGGTGGCGCGGTTCGACGAGGCCGTGCACGACGGCGACCTCGCGACGATCGCGCAGCGCATCGACACGCAGGGCGTCAACTACTACCACGGCGACCTCCTCGCCGGTGCCGCCCCCGAGCACGCCGCCGTCGAGAGCGTGCCCGACACCGAGCGCGCGGTGCGCAGCCCCTATCCGTCGTTCGAGGGCATCCATGCCGTCGAGCGCGGGCTGCCGCGCACGGCCCAGAACTGGGAGGTGCAGCCCGAGGGGCTCACCCGCCTCCTGCAGCGCATCTGGAGCGAGTACGCGGAGCCCGCGGGCGTCGCGCTCTCGTTGACCGAGAACGGCGCCGCGTACGACGACGTCGCCGTGATCGCCGACGGCGAGACCCGCGTGCACGACGACGACCGCACCGAATTCCTGCGACTGCACCTCGCGGCCGTGCTCGACGCCGTCGATGCCGGAGTCGATGTGCGGGGCTACTTCTACTGGTCGCTGTTCGACAATTTCGAGTGGGCCTGGGGGTACGACAAGCGGTTCGGCATCGTGCGGGTCGACTACGACACCCAGCAGCGGAGCGTGAAGGACTCCGGGCGGGAGTACGCTCGCATCATCGCCGCTCGCGCTCTCTGA
- a CDS encoding LacI family DNA-binding transcriptional regulator — protein sequence MSSRATIEEVASTAGVSRSTVSRVVNGSTAVSPEALLAVQRAIQELSYVPNRAARSLASKQTHAIALIVPEDTTRFFGDPFFAAIVAGITGALRGSDYLLNLLIASDDPGDKMTSFVRNGGVDGALIVSHHTSDAFIERVADAVPVVWGGRPVRLREGDYVVDVDNVAGARVATTHLIDTGRTRIATISGPITMVSSADRVQGFRSALADAGLVPFAEEAGDYSEASGAEAARRILAVGRPDAIFVASDLMARGALTALRAAGIRVPDDVALVGFDDSSVAISTDPPLTTMRQPMYAQGEAMAGVLLSRLAGSDPTHTTILPTELVVRASS from the coding sequence GTGTCGTCACGAGCGACCATCGAAGAGGTGGCATCGACCGCCGGGGTGTCCCGGTCGACCGTGTCGCGTGTCGTCAACGGGTCGACGGCTGTCAGTCCCGAGGCCCTGCTCGCCGTGCAGCGCGCGATCCAGGAGCTCAGCTACGTGCCCAACCGCGCGGCGCGTTCCCTCGCGTCGAAGCAGACGCACGCGATCGCGCTGATCGTGCCCGAAGACACCACGCGCTTCTTCGGCGACCCGTTCTTCGCGGCGATCGTGGCGGGCATCACGGGCGCCCTGCGCGGCTCCGACTACCTGCTGAACCTTCTCATCGCGAGCGACGATCCGGGCGACAAGATGACCAGCTTCGTGCGCAACGGCGGCGTCGACGGCGCGCTCATCGTGTCGCATCACACGAGTGACGCGTTCATCGAGCGCGTCGCCGACGCCGTGCCCGTGGTCTGGGGCGGCCGACCGGTGCGGCTGCGCGAGGGCGACTACGTGGTCGACGTCGACAACGTGGCCGGTGCGCGCGTCGCGACGACGCACCTGATCGACACCGGGCGCACTCGCATCGCGACGATCTCGGGTCCGATCACCATGGTCTCCTCCGCCGATCGAGTGCAGGGCTTCCGCAGCGCGCTGGCGGATGCCGGGCTCGTCCCGTTCGCCGAAGAGGCCGGCGACTACAGCGAGGCGAGCGGAGCGGAGGCGGCGCGCCGCATCCTCGCGGTCGGGCGTCCGGATGCGATCTTCGTCGCCAGCGACCTCATGGCCCGGGGGGCGCTGACCGCGCTGCGGGCAGCCGGAATCCGCGTGCCTGACGATGTCGCCCTCGTCGGCTTCGACGACTCCTCGGTCGCGATCAGCACCGACCCGCCGTTGACGACCATGCGCCAGCCGATGTACGCGCAGGGTGAGGCGATGGCGGGCGTGCTGCTGTCGCGGCTCGCCGGCAGCGATCCCACGCATACGACGATCCTGCCGACCGAGCTGGTCGTCCGCGCCTCGTCCTGA
- a CDS encoding DUF1266 domain-containing protein, with product MPPLRIATAITMNASPHYSSTGDDAEGIAVGLMQICTLPSGPWNDPTAPGLGRVEREMIVEQWDVGSRADWLSMIDFLSIERRRRHAWMLHLSARNQRAAALGRPPRTQEWLAGIDHEGGDVTDARPFVAGIELIEREVRRSVGEDLLGPDLFVRTLDGYALGQAVAMTTWGVALGYADVPEARQIIRRISREARPSFESWADFGLSYLAGRVMHWSDGAVDEDAIAKFGDGWRDLKIALSSRRGPWNTLPWSTTQDLSSSQRIS from the coding sequence ATGCCCCCCTTGCGGATCGCCACGGCGATCACGATGAACGCCTCGCCGCACTACTCCTCGACCGGCGACGACGCCGAGGGGATCGCGGTGGGCCTGATGCAGATCTGCACCTTGCCGTCAGGCCCGTGGAACGATCCGACAGCCCCCGGTCTGGGACGGGTGGAGCGCGAGATGATCGTCGAGCAGTGGGACGTCGGCTCGCGCGCGGACTGGCTCAGCATGATCGACTTCCTGAGCATCGAGCGGCGCCGTCGCCACGCGTGGATGCTCCATCTCTCGGCGCGCAACCAGCGGGCGGCCGCCCTCGGTCGTCCCCCGCGCACCCAGGAGTGGCTGGCCGGAATCGACCACGAGGGCGGGGACGTGACCGACGCGCGCCCCTTCGTCGCAGGCATCGAGCTGATCGAACGCGAGGTGCGCAGGTCGGTCGGGGAAGACCTCCTCGGCCCCGACCTGTTCGTGCGCACCCTCGACGGCTACGCGCTGGGACAGGCGGTCGCCATGACGACCTGGGGTGTCGCGCTCGGCTACGCCGACGTTCCCGAGGCGCGGCAGATCATCCGCCGCATCAGCAGAGAGGCGAGGCCGTCTTTCGAGTCGTGGGCAGACTTCGGCCTCAGCTACCTCGCCGGGCGGGTCATGCACTGGAGCGACGGCGCAGTGGACGAGGACGCGATCGCGAAGTTCGGCGACGGCTGGCGCGACCTCAAGATCGCGCTGAGCAGCCGGCGCGGTCCGTGGAACACCCTCCCCTGGTCGACGACTCAGGACCTCTCGAGCTCGCAGCGAATCAGCTGA
- a CDS encoding TetR/AcrR family transcriptional regulator, which yields MARSEEHNRGASARARESMLTAAIELFAERGVNGASVAEITQRAGVAQGLMNYHFGGKQQLISAVIDRWYETLFALPQAEGPADVRLAGIIDAALTATGYAMPLQRTVFAMQLQPDTHRLFAESEGRFADQASMSEDIVRQIFRDRRAADPPLEEIMLRTTLEGIFLKYAVYGDTFPLEDSRRWMHRLYGLPEPEAPLPLRLAPRNPDARTRAARADT from the coding sequence ATGGCCCGGTCCGAAGAGCACAATCGCGGCGCGAGCGCACGAGCGCGGGAGTCCATGTTGACCGCCGCCATCGAACTCTTCGCCGAACGCGGAGTGAACGGCGCGAGCGTCGCGGAGATCACCCAGAGGGCGGGCGTCGCCCAAGGCCTGATGAACTACCATTTCGGCGGCAAGCAGCAGCTGATCTCGGCCGTGATCGATCGCTGGTACGAGACACTGTTCGCGTTGCCCCAGGCAGAGGGACCGGCAGACGTCCGACTCGCCGGGATCATCGACGCAGCCCTCACCGCGACCGGCTACGCCATGCCGCTGCAGCGGACGGTGTTCGCCATGCAGCTTCAGCCCGACACGCACCGACTGTTCGCGGAATCGGAGGGCAGGTTCGCCGATCAGGCCTCCATGTCGGAGGACATCGTGCGCCAGATCTTCCGCGACCGGCGCGCAGCGGACCCACCTCTCGAAGAGATCATGCTGCGCACGACGCTCGAAGGCATCTTCCTCAAGTACGCCGTCTACGGCGACACGTTTCCGCTCGAGGACTCCCGGCGGTGGATGCACCGTCTCTACGGTCTGCCGGAACCGGAGGCTCCCCTGCCGCTCCGGCTCGCTCCGCGAAACCCCGACGCCCGCACCCGCGCGGCGCGTGCCGACACCTGA
- a CDS encoding uracil-xanthine permease family protein, whose product MPLWKIHGNGRTVEAGAVVTPAERLNWPATIAIGAQHVVAMFGATFLVPTLTGFPVSTTLLFSGLGTLLFLLITKNRLPSYLGSSFAFIAPITAATASGNFGSALAGVVAVGILLTVVGLVVQFAGLRWVDALMPPVVAGAIVALIGFNLAPTAWGNFALDPVTATITLVAIIVFAVLFRGFLGRISIFLGVAVGFVWAAVNGSFDVPNALRGGKTPNELIADAPWVGLPQFQFPDFVEPGTWSTIAMFLPVVLVLVAENIGHVRGVASMTEDPTVNKQTGRALIADGVATTIAGGFGGSGTTTYGENIGVMAATRVYSTAVYWVAGLFAILLAFSPKVGEVFNSIPAGVLGGATTALYGLIGIIGIKIWVDSRVDFSRPVNQYTAAVSLVIGIAGFSMQLGDFSFGGIVLGTVAALLIYHVGNFIARARRTGADDPRPLEAVGPLGGDPA is encoded by the coding sequence ATGCCCCTGTGGAAGATCCACGGCAACGGACGCACCGTCGAAGCCGGCGCCGTCGTCACCCCCGCTGAACGCCTGAACTGGCCCGCGACCATCGCCATCGGCGCGCAGCACGTCGTCGCGATGTTCGGCGCGACGTTCCTCGTGCCCACGTTGACCGGCTTCCCCGTCTCGACCACGCTGCTGTTCAGCGGTCTCGGCACCCTGCTCTTCCTCCTCATCACGAAGAACAGGCTGCCCAGCTACCTGGGGTCGTCGTTCGCCTTCATCGCACCGATCACCGCCGCGACGGCGTCGGGCAACTTCGGCTCGGCGCTCGCCGGCGTGGTGGCCGTCGGCATCCTGCTGACCGTCGTGGGTCTCGTCGTGCAGTTCGCGGGCCTGCGGTGGGTCGACGCGCTGATGCCGCCGGTCGTCGCCGGCGCGATCGTCGCCCTGATCGGCTTCAACCTCGCGCCGACCGCGTGGGGCAACTTCGCGCTCGACCCGGTCACGGCGACGATCACACTCGTCGCGATCATCGTGTTCGCCGTGCTCTTCCGCGGGTTCCTCGGCCGGATCTCGATCTTCCTCGGTGTCGCGGTCGGCTTCGTCTGGGCGGCGGTCAACGGGTCGTTCGACGTGCCCAACGCGCTGCGCGGAGGCAAGACCCCGAACGAGCTCATCGCGGATGCGCCCTGGGTCGGCCTGCCCCAGTTCCAGTTCCCCGACTTCGTCGAGCCCGGCACCTGGTCGACGATCGCGATGTTCCTGCCCGTGGTGCTCGTGCTCGTCGCCGAGAACATCGGCCACGTGCGCGGCGTCGCGAGCATGACCGAGGACCCGACCGTGAACAAGCAGACCGGGCGTGCGCTCATCGCCGACGGCGTCGCCACCACGATCGCCGGCGGGTTCGGCGGCTCGGGAACCACGACGTACGGCGAGAACATCGGCGTCATGGCTGCGACGCGCGTCTACTCGACGGCCGTCTACTGGGTGGCGGGCCTGTTCGCCATCCTGCTGGCGTTCTCGCCCAAGGTCGGCGAGGTGTTCAACTCGATCCCCGCCGGCGTGCTGGGTGGCGCGACCACCGCGCTCTACGGCCTGATCGGCATCATCGGCATCAAGATCTGGGTCGACAGCCGCGTCGACTTCTCACGCCCGGTCAACCAGTACACGGCTGCGGTCTCGCTCGTGATCGGCATCGCCGGGTTCTCGATGCAGCTCGGCGACTTCTCGTTCGGCGGGATCGTGCTGGGCACGGTCGCCGCCCTGCTGATCTACCACGTGGGCAACTTCATCGCCCGAGCGCGGCGCACGGGAGCCGACGACCCGCGTCCGCTCGAGGCCGTGGGACCCCTGGGCGGGGACCCCGCCTGA
- a CDS encoding phosphoribosylaminoimidazolesuccinocarboxamide synthase: MSTPSENNAQTIPGWRHIYSGKVRDLYASDDAADTRILVVASDRVSAFDVVLSPGIPHKGALLTRLSRWWFSQLSDVPNHLAEGEIPASVADRAMLAQSLEMLPVECVVRGYITGSGWAEYTESGTVCGIPLPEGLQNGDRLPEPLFTPAYKAPMGEHDENITFEQTVELVGADRAAELRDVSLSLYTRAAAIAEERGLVLADTKFEFGTDADGILHLADEVLTSDSSRYWDAEAWRTGSTPTERMASFDKQIVRDWLAANWDKQGEPPVLPDDIVDRTAARYRELIERLGA; the protein is encoded by the coding sequence GTGAGCACACCTTCGGAGAACAACGCGCAGACCATCCCCGGCTGGCGCCACATCTACTCGGGCAAGGTCCGCGACCTGTACGCCTCGGACGATGCCGCCGACACCCGCATCCTGGTGGTCGCGTCGGACCGCGTGAGCGCATTCGACGTCGTGCTCTCCCCCGGAATCCCCCACAAGGGCGCACTGCTGACGCGTCTGAGCCGCTGGTGGTTCAGCCAGCTGAGCGACGTGCCCAACCACCTCGCCGAGGGCGAGATCCCCGCGAGCGTCGCCGATCGGGCCATGCTCGCGCAGTCGCTGGAGATGCTGCCGGTCGAGTGCGTCGTGCGCGGCTACATCACCGGCTCCGGCTGGGCCGAGTACACCGAGAGCGGCACCGTGTGCGGCATCCCGCTGCCCGAGGGCCTGCAGAACGGCGACCGCCTGCCCGAGCCGCTGTTCACCCCGGCCTACAAGGCGCCGATGGGCGAGCACGACGAGAACATCACGTTCGAGCAGACCGTCGAGCTCGTCGGCGCCGACCGCGCGGCCGAGCTGCGCGACGTGTCGCTGTCGCTGTACACCCGCGCCGCCGCGATCGCCGAAGAGCGCGGCCTCGTGCTCGCCGACACCAAATTCGAGTTCGGCACCGATGCCGACGGCATCCTGCATCTGGCCGACGAGGTGCTCACGAGCGACTCCTCGCGGTATTGGGATGCCGAGGCGTGGCGCACCGGCTCGACGCCGACCGAGCGCATGGCGAGCTTCGACAAGCAGATCGTCCGCGACTGGCTCGCCGCCAACTGGGACAAGCAGGGAGAGCCGCCCGTGCTTCCCGACGACATCGTCGACCGCACGGCCGCCCGCTACCGCGAACTCATCGAGCGCCTCGGCGCCTGA
- a CDS encoding DUF2945 domain-containing protein, whose protein sequence is MAKDLSTGDRVSWNTSQGRTQGTVEEKRTKDFRFAGQSFTASEGEPAYIVKSEKSGDTAAHKGTALRRLSR, encoded by the coding sequence ATGGCGAAGGATCTCTCCACGGGGGACCGGGTGAGCTGGAACACCTCGCAGGGGCGCACGCAGGGCACTGTCGAGGAGAAGCGGACGAAGGACTTCCGGTTCGCCGGGCAGAGCTTCACCGCGTCCGAGGGCGAACCCGCCTACATCGTGAAGTCGGAGAAGAGCGGTGACACCGCGGCGCACAAGGGAACGGCGCTGCGCAGGCTGAGCCGCTGA
- a CDS encoding GNAT family N-acetyltransferase: MTDDLFTDRLRLSRAVPADLDAVFGIQSDPRVWTHYPSLRHTDTEATIRMMQRWERSWERAGLGSWVVRLRDTGEVIGNGGCTLLDGGVWNVGYRIAADHHGRGYATELARAALAQARIVAPERPVIAYLVEHNHGSAHVAQKIGLDLVHRAPDAGNPDPSVIRLVYADRPLAPAQLAAALR, encoded by the coding sequence GTGACCGACGACCTCTTCACCGACCGACTGCGGCTCTCGCGGGCCGTGCCCGCGGATCTCGATGCGGTATTCGGCATCCAGAGCGATCCCCGGGTGTGGACGCACTATCCGAGCCTGCGTCATACCGACACCGAGGCCACGATCCGGATGATGCAGCGGTGGGAGCGCAGCTGGGAGCGGGCGGGGCTCGGGTCGTGGGTCGTGCGTCTGCGTGACACCGGCGAGGTGATCGGCAATGGCGGCTGCACTCTGCTCGACGGCGGCGTATGGAACGTGGGCTACCGGATCGCCGCCGACCACCATGGGCGCGGATACGCGACAGAGCTTGCGCGAGCCGCTCTCGCTCAGGCGCGCATCGTCGCCCCTGAGCGTCCGGTCATCGCCTATCTGGTCGAGCACAATCATGGGTCGGCGCACGTGGCGCAGAAGATCGGGCTCGACCTGGTGCACCGTGCGCCGGATGCCGGCAACCCCGACCCCTCGGTGATCAGGCTGGTCTATGCGGATCGGCCTCTCGCGCCTGCCCAGCTCGCGGCGGCCCTGCGCTAG
- a CDS encoding PadR family transcriptional regulator, whose protein sequence is MERLTPMGVMVLALLREGDMHPYEMVRLMRSRRDERLLTITNGTLYHTVGRLQREGLLDEVGIDRDGNRPERTTYTLTDAGTDALVDWLRRELSVIDRPAEFRIALAEAHNLERADVIERLHSRRDALDEGYVAHRDGLVDARTKGVPEQVLVEFDRQAVLLEAELRWTDSLLERLESEEFPWGPTAFENTDRYLAQRKAAQQ, encoded by the coding sequence ATGGAACGGCTGACCCCGATGGGGGTGATGGTGCTCGCACTGCTGCGCGAGGGCGACATGCACCCCTATGAGATGGTGCGTCTGATGCGCTCCCGACGCGACGAGCGCCTGCTGACCATCACCAACGGCACGCTGTATCACACGGTCGGTCGGCTGCAGCGGGAGGGCCTGCTCGACGAGGTCGGCATCGACCGCGACGGCAATCGTCCCGAGCGCACGACCTACACGCTCACGGATGCGGGGACGGATGCCCTGGTCGACTGGCTGCGTCGAGAGCTCTCGGTCATCGACCGGCCCGCCGAGTTCCGCATCGCGCTCGCCGAGGCGCACAACCTCGAACGGGCCGACGTCATCGAACGTCTCCACTCCCGACGCGACGCCCTCGACGAGGGGTACGTGGCGCATCGAGACGGACTCGTCGACGCGCGCACCAAGGGCGTGCCCGAACAGGTCCTCGTCGAATTCGACCGCCAGGCAGTACTGCTCGAGGCAGAGCTGCGCTGGACCGACTCTCTCCTCGAACGCCTCGAGTCCGAGGAGTTCCCCTGGGGGCCCACGGCTTTCGAGAACACAGACCGCTACCTCGCTCAGCGAAAGGCTGCACAGCAATGA
- a CDS encoding DHA2 family efflux MFS transporter permease subunit produces MTESRQATGPDTGTFAAGQRPASPWPALWALVIGFFMILVDTTIVSVANPAIKAALDPTTNNLDNVVWVTSAYLLAYAVPLLITGRLGDRFGPKNIYLIGLAIFTLASLWCGLSNSLEMLIAARAVQGLGAAFMTPQTMAVITRTFPPERRGAAMGLWGATAGVATLVGPLLGGLLVDGFGWEWIFFVNIPVGVVAFVLAWRLVPRLQTTPHRFDVLGVILSAVALFLIVFGLQEGEKFGWGVIWGPISVWGLIIAGLVVLAVFIVQQARTRSEALVPLDLFRDRNFSGANVAIAAVGFTVTSMSLPMMFFLQTARELTPTEAALLLIPMAVLSGVLAPFAGKMLDRVDPRIILIPGLLCVGVALVWYSALINMDTPIWMFLLPSALMGLGNAGMWGPLATTATRRLPRHQAGAGAGIYNTTRTIGSVIGSASIAAFMQSRLEANLPGLSDAPSGISGGGSLPPQVAEGFAAGMSQAILLPACVMVVALVASLFLGRYDKADAAASAPAAAPEPAA; encoded by the coding sequence ATGACCGAATCCCGCCAGGCGACAGGACCCGACACGGGAACCTTCGCCGCCGGACAGCGCCCCGCGAGCCCCTGGCCCGCCCTCTGGGCCCTCGTCATCGGCTTCTTCATGATCCTCGTCGACACGACGATCGTCTCGGTCGCGAACCCCGCGATCAAGGCGGCGCTCGACCCGACGACCAACAACCTCGACAACGTCGTATGGGTCACCAGCGCCTACCTGCTCGCCTACGCGGTGCCGCTGCTGATCACCGGACGTCTCGGCGACCGCTTCGGGCCCAAGAACATCTACCTCATCGGCCTCGCGATCTTCACCCTCGCCTCCCTCTGGTGCGGACTGTCGAACTCGCTCGAGATGCTGATCGCGGCACGTGCGGTGCAGGGACTCGGCGCCGCATTCATGACGCCGCAGACGATGGCCGTGATCACGCGCACGTTCCCGCCTGAGCGCCGCGGCGCCGCCATGGGCCTGTGGGGTGCGACGGCCGGTGTCGCGACACTCGTCGGACCGCTCCTCGGCGGTCTGCTCGTCGACGGTTTCGGCTGGGAGTGGATCTTCTTCGTCAACATCCCTGTCGGCGTCGTCGCGTTCGTGCTCGCGTGGCGCCTCGTGCCGAGACTGCAGACCACCCCGCACCGCTTCGACGTCCTCGGCGTGATCCTCAGTGCGGTCGCGCTGTTCCTGATCGTCTTCGGGCTCCAGGAGGGCGAGAAGTTCGGCTGGGGCGTCATCTGGGGGCCGATCTCGGTGTGGGGCCTCATCATCGCCGGTCTCGTCGTGCTCGCGGTGTTCATCGTGCAGCAGGCGCGCACGCGCAGCGAGGCACTGGTTCCGCTCGACCTCTTCCGCGACCGCAACTTCTCGGGCGCCAACGTCGCGATCGCCGCTGTGGGCTTCACGGTGACGAGCATGTCGCTGCCGATGATGTTCTTCCTGCAGACGGCACGAGAGCTCACGCCGACCGAGGCCGCACTGCTGCTGATCCCGATGGCCGTGCTGTCGGGAGTGCTCGCGCCGTTCGCCGGCAAGATGCTCGATCGCGTCGATCCGCGCATCATCCTCATCCCGGGTCTGCTCTGCGTGGGGGTCGCCCTGGTCTGGTACTCGGCACTGATCAACATGGACACTCCGATCTGGATGTTCCTGCTGCCCTCGGCGCTGATGGGCCTCGGCAACGCGGGCATGTGGGGACCGCTCGCGACGACCGCGACGCGCAGGCTGCCCCGGCATCAGGCCGGTGCCGGTGCCGGCATCTACAACACCACCCGCACCATCGGATCGGTCATCGGATCGGCATCCATCGCCGCGTTCATGCAGTCGCGTCTCGAGGCGAACCTTCCGGGCCTCTCCGACGCCCCGTCGGGCATCAGCGGCGGCGGGTCGTTGCCCCCTCAGGTCGCCGAGGGCTTCGCGGCCGGCATGTCGCAGGCGATCCTGCTGCCCGCCTGCGTGATGGTCGTCGCCCTCGTCGCGTCGCTGTTCCTCGGCCGCTACGACAAAGCGGATGCGGCGGCATCCGCTCCCGCGGCGGCCCCCGAACCTGCGGCCTGA
- a CDS encoding GNAT family N-acetyltransferase, which yields MDRFATVVPAVMSSGMTIELLRPTADLFDSWAATVAEFGDGHVDGSGLQAPVTPDRATLDALIERSSLWADTSASLPEGMVHNDLYWIVDGGEVVGFLSFRHELNDHLREVGGHIGYSVRESRRRQGYASAALRFGLDRAREIGLERVLVTCDDDNIGSFRAIESAGGVLQDIRVVSEHGDTPVRRYWITL from the coding sequence ATGGACCGGTTTGCGACGGTCGTGCCCGCTGTGATGTCATCGGGCATGACGATCGAGCTCCTCAGGCCCACCGCAGACCTGTTCGACTCCTGGGCTGCGACCGTCGCCGAGTTCGGCGACGGTCATGTCGACGGATCGGGTCTGCAGGCACCGGTCACCCCTGACCGGGCGACGCTCGACGCCTTGATCGAGAGGTCGTCGCTGTGGGCCGACACCTCGGCGTCGCTGCCCGAAGGCATGGTGCACAACGACCTCTACTGGATCGTCGACGGTGGCGAGGTCGTCGGGTTCCTGTCGTTCCGTCACGAGCTGAACGACCACCTGCGGGAGGTGGGTGGGCACATCGGCTATTCGGTGCGGGAGTCCCGGCGACGTCAGGGCTATGCCTCGGCCGCGCTGCGCTTCGGCCTCGATCGGGCGCGCGAGATCGGGCTCGAACGGGTCTTGGTGACCTGCGACGACGACAACATCGGATCCTTCCGCGCGATCGAGAGCGCAGGCGGGGTGCTGCAGGACATCCGCGTCGTGTCTGAGCACGGCGACACCCCGGTGCGCCGGTACTGGATCACGCTCTAG